The following proteins are co-located in the uncultured Propionivibrio sp. genome:
- a CDS encoding toll/interleukin-1 receptor domain-containing protein, which translates to MNPTFSSNRIFISHSCDDHEQVLALIDSLEAASFSCWASFRDIPAGALWDKVIEKALREATAAIVFVTQSSIESNYVRAEVDDALSRNQTVIPVIAEDVELPLRWRTLQNIKWSDNSRDLAINAIIEALPQTALNSLRLALDDSGRFEKVRSLILQHAEWLPIEFAMARYYSMRPNTVILPDSPVDFFAARLDTPGPRASLYYLCSPTESPVSSSGGARPHIRKTLTKVRRHLNFLSHPIPSEHELAPTSLFAAEAHKWRMIPPRYTQFSVYLIAGRRHHYEGRALAAREAILGKANRMICQDVKFEARLDLMSYDRLLANASSGKK; encoded by the coding sequence GTGAACCCGACATTTTCATCAAACCGTATTTTCATCAGCCACAGTTGCGATGATCACGAGCAAGTTCTTGCCTTGATAGACAGTTTAGAAGCCGCTTCATTTTCCTGTTGGGCATCCTTTCGAGACATACCTGCTGGCGCTCTCTGGGATAAAGTCATCGAGAAGGCATTGAGGGAGGCCACTGCCGCAATCGTTTTTGTCACGCAATCAAGCATCGAGTCTAACTATGTGCGTGCCGAAGTAGATGACGCACTATCGCGCAATCAGACCGTGATTCCCGTCATCGCAGAGGACGTAGAACTGCCGCTCCGTTGGCGCACTCTCCAAAACATCAAGTGGTCCGACAATTCTCGCGATCTTGCAATAAATGCAATTATTGAAGCATTACCACAAACAGCTCTGAATAGCCTACGCCTGGCACTTGACGACTCGGGTCGATTTGAGAAAGTAAGGAGCCTAATACTTCAACACGCCGAGTGGCTTCCCATAGAGTTCGCAATGGCACGCTACTATAGCATGCGACCAAACACAGTAATTCTTCCGGACTCTCCTGTTGATTTCTTCGCAGCTCGCCTGGACACGCCCGGACCAAGAGCATCTCTCTATTATTTGTGCTCGCCAACTGAGTCGCCAGTTTCATCTTCGGGAGGCGCCCGACCACACATACGCAAGACTCTGACAAAAGTTCGCCGCCATCTGAACTTCCTTTCGCACCCTATCCCATCGGAGCATGAACTCGCGCCAACCTCACTCTTCGCGGCAGAAGCTCACAAATGGCGAATGATTCCACCAAGATATACTCAGTTCTCCGTCTATTTAATCGCCGGTCGCCGGCATCACTATGAAGGGCGCGCATTGGCAGCCAGAGAGGCGATCTTAGGGAAAGCAAACCGAATGATCTGCCAGGACGTCAAATTCGAGGCTCGACTTGACTTGATGAGCTACGACCGGCTGCTCGCAAATGCGTCTTCTGGAAAAAAGTAA